In Simplicispira sp. 125, one DNA window encodes the following:
- a CDS encoding EAL domain-containing protein, producing MTIHTSVRTNASFPIGFAPLEGTPRDCEDCGKGARLDFGFEYAYQPIVDLERRTIYAHEALVRGPQGEGAASVLAQVNDDNRYRFDQACRVKAIKGASALGMTERLSINFLPNAIYKPELCIRTTLEAARTHHFPLEHIIFEVTEGERVEDGPWFAEILREYKRCGFKTAIDDFGAGYAGLSLLADFQPDLIKLDMGLVRNVDADRSRRTIVRSLVRMCEEMNIQVIAEGVETFAERDALRDAGIHLMQGYFFARPAFQAVASVESVVFA from the coding sequence ATGACCATCCATACATCTGTTCGCACCAACGCATCCTTTCCTATCGGTTTCGCGCCCCTTGAAGGAACGCCGCGAGACTGCGAAGACTGCGGCAAAGGTGCGCGGCTGGACTTTGGCTTTGAATATGCCTACCAGCCCATTGTGGATCTTGAGCGCCGCACGATCTACGCGCACGAGGCCTTGGTGCGCGGACCGCAGGGGGAGGGGGCCGCCTCCGTGCTGGCACAGGTCAACGACGACAACCGCTACCGGTTTGACCAGGCTTGCCGGGTCAAGGCGATCAAGGGCGCCAGTGCGCTGGGCATGACCGAACGCTTGTCGATCAATTTCCTGCCCAATGCCATTTACAAGCCCGAGCTGTGCATCCGCACGACGCTGGAAGCCGCCCGCACGCACCATTTCCCGCTGGAACACATCATCTTCGAGGTGACGGAGGGCGAGAGGGTCGAAGACGGCCCCTGGTTTGCCGAGATCCTGCGCGAGTACAAGCGCTGCGGTTTCAAGACCGCCATCGATGATTTTGGCGCCGGTTACGCAGGCCTGTCCCTGCTGGCCGACTTTCAGCCCGACCTCATCAAGTTGGATATGGGCCTGGTGCGCAATGTGGATGCCGACCGATCCCGCCGCACCATCGTGCGCAGCCTGGTGCGGATGTGCGAAGAAATGAACATACAGGTGATTGCCGAGGGCGTTGAAACGTTCGCCGAGCGTGATGCCCTGCGCGACGCCGGAATCCACCTGATGCAGGGTTACTTCTTTGCCCGGCCTGCTTTTCAAGCCGTGGCGTCTGTGGAGTCGGTGGTGTTTGCGTAG
- a CDS encoding AzlC family ABC transporter permease: MRPASWTPAIRMGLSIATATGLYGVSFGALAVAAGLTVGQAMALSLLMFTGGSQFAFIGVIAGGGVPSAALGAAALLGVRNAVYGMQMNHMLQPQGWRKWLAAQVTIDESTATAAGQTTPDEQRRGFWVAGLGIFVLWNLFTFVGAWLGDALGDPRRWGLDGAAVAAFLGLLWPRLRQREPVALAVLSGVVTALALPLLPPGLPILVAAAVGAAWGWWVPEAAPVVSGAAEGTAP; encoded by the coding sequence TTGCGACCTGCTTCCTGGACCCCCGCCATCCGCATGGGCCTGTCCATTGCCACCGCCACAGGGCTTTACGGCGTCTCCTTCGGCGCCCTGGCCGTGGCGGCGGGCCTGACCGTCGGCCAGGCCATGGCGCTCAGCCTGCTCATGTTCACGGGCGGCTCGCAGTTCGCCTTTATCGGCGTCATCGCGGGCGGCGGCGTGCCGTCTGCCGCGCTGGGCGCTGCGGCCTTGCTCGGCGTGCGCAACGCCGTCTACGGGATGCAGATGAACCACATGCTGCAACCCCAGGGCTGGCGCAAATGGCTGGCCGCCCAGGTCACCATCGACGAATCCACCGCCACCGCCGCAGGCCAGACCACGCCGGATGAGCAGCGCCGCGGTTTCTGGGTCGCGGGCCTGGGCATCTTCGTGCTGTGGAACCTGTTCACCTTCGTCGGCGCCTGGCTGGGCGACGCCCTGGGCGACCCGCGCCGCTGGGGGCTGGATGGCGCGGCCGTCGCCGCCTTCCTCGGCCTGCTCTGGCCGCGCCTGCGCCAGCGCGAGCCCGTGGCGCTGGCGGTGTTGAGTGGCGTGGTTACGGCGCTCGCTCTGCCCTTGCTGCCGCCTGGCTTGCCCATCCTTGTCGCTGCTGCGGTCGGCGCGGCCTGGGGCTGGTGGGTACCCGAGGCTGCGCCGGTGGTCTCTGGCGCGGCAGAGGGGACCGCACCATGA
- a CDS encoding YbfB/YjiJ family MFS transporter, protein MPTRPSHQPSPWTIVITGLVSLAIAMGIGRFAFTPLMPLMLRDASLDAVTGTEWAAANYFGYLAGALTAPWFARAPQSGIRVGLIGVALTTACMAWAHASVPWLGVVLRGSAGVFSAWVLVCASSWCLLELARRETTSLGGWMYTGVGVGIALTGAMAWLGGHQPARWLWIELAAMAAAGAVYVLRSLAVQAAAFAPQRAHTSVHRGPGPPSGAGNWGLVVCYAVFGFGYIIPATYLPTMARQLVSDPLVFGLTWPLFGVAAALSVALASRWLSAWPRRKVWAAAQAVMAVGTLLPLCQNALWTLTASAVLVGGTFMVATMAGLQWARQRMPSNPTPLLARMTAGFAVGQIAGPLLVRFFGNAPVAGWDALTWASAIATVLLAASALWLWRGGLSSR, encoded by the coding sequence ATGCCCACGCGCCCCTCCCATCAACCCTCACCGTGGACGATTGTCATCACCGGTCTTGTCTCTCTTGCCATCGCGATGGGGATTGGACGGTTTGCTTTCACGCCGCTCATGCCGCTGATGCTGCGCGATGCAAGCCTGGACGCAGTCACCGGAACCGAATGGGCGGCCGCCAACTATTTCGGCTATCTGGCGGGGGCGTTGACGGCGCCGTGGTTTGCGCGGGCGCCGCAAAGCGGTATCCGGGTCGGGCTGATCGGTGTGGCACTGACGACGGCGTGCATGGCCTGGGCGCATGCCTCTGTCCCTTGGCTGGGCGTGGTTTTGCGCGGCAGTGCCGGCGTCTTCAGTGCCTGGGTGCTGGTGTGCGCAAGCAGTTGGTGCCTGCTCGAACTGGCCCGCAGAGAGACCACCTCTTTGGGTGGCTGGATGTACACCGGTGTGGGCGTGGGGATTGCGCTGACCGGTGCCATGGCCTGGCTCGGCGGACATCAGCCTGCCCGGTGGCTGTGGATCGAGCTGGCAGCCATGGCGGCTGCGGGGGCTGTTTATGTGCTGCGCAGTCTTGCCGTGCAAGCGGCCGCTTTTGCGCCGCAGCGCGCCCACACCAGTGTCCATCGGGGGCCTGGGCCGCCATCGGGTGCGGGCAATTGGGGGCTGGTTGTTTGCTACGCTGTGTTTGGGTTTGGCTACATCATCCCCGCCACGTACTTGCCAACCATGGCAAGGCAACTTGTTTCTGACCCCTTGGTCTTTGGTCTGACCTGGCCCCTTTTTGGTGTGGCGGCGGCCCTGTCGGTGGCTTTGGCGTCTCGCTGGCTGTCCGCCTGGCCCCGCAGAAAAGTCTGGGCTGCGGCCCAGGCTGTCATGGCGGTGGGTACTTTGCTTCCACTGTGCCAAAACGCCTTGTGGACGTTGACGGCTTCGGCTGTGTTGGTCGGCGGCACTTTCATGGTCGCCACCATGGCGGGTCTCCAGTGGGCGCGGCAGCGGATGCCATCGAACCCGACGCCCCTGTTGGCACGCATGACCGCAGGTTTTGCCGTTGGTCAGATCGCTGGCCCGCTCCTGGTGCGATTTTTTGGGAACGCACCCGTTGCCGGGTGGGATGCGTTGACTTGGGCCAGCGCCATCGCGACGGTGCTCTTGGCCGCCAGTGCCTTGTGGCTGTGGCGCGGTGGTCTTTCTTCGCGTTGA
- a CDS encoding glutathione S-transferase, with the protein MITLYDCATAPSPRRARIFLAEKGVPHDTIAIDLRTGEQLGDAYRQINPQCTVPALRTDEGLLLADNAGIAAYLEARYPEPPLLGTTPEEKAEVASWNWRMEFEGLLAIAEALRNSAPAMANRALPGAVNYPQIPALAERGLARVDQFFDLLNVRLAGREFVATDRFSVADITAVVAVDFARIVKRKPGDQHPELLRWRAAMALRPSMAL; encoded by the coding sequence ATGATCACCCTGTACGACTGCGCCACGGCGCCCAGCCCGCGCCGGGCGCGCATTTTTCTCGCTGAAAAAGGTGTGCCGCACGACACCATTGCCATCGACCTGCGCACCGGCGAGCAGTTGGGCGATGCCTACCGCCAGATCAACCCGCAGTGCACCGTACCCGCGCTGCGTACCGACGAAGGCCTGCTGCTGGCCGACAACGCGGGCATTGCCGCCTACCTGGAGGCGCGCTATCCCGAGCCGCCCTTGCTGGGCACCACGCCCGAGGAAAAAGCCGAGGTCGCCAGCTGGAACTGGCGCATGGAGTTCGAAGGCCTGCTGGCGATTGCCGAGGCGCTGCGCAACAGCGCACCCGCCATGGCCAACCGCGCGCTGCCCGGCGCGGTGAACTATCCGCAGATCCCCGCGCTGGCAGAGCGTGGGTTGGCGCGGGTCGATCAGTTTTTTGACCTGCTGAACGTGCGCCTGGCGGGCCGCGAGTTTGTGGCGACGGATCGGTTCAGTGTGGCCGACATTACCGCCGTGGTGGCCGTGGACTTCGCCCGCATCGTCAAGCGCAAGCCGGGCGATCAGCACCCTGAGTTGCTGCGCTGGCGCGCAGCGATGGCCCTGCG
- a CDS encoding AzlD domain-containing protein: protein MTLWFAILVGAAVTYLTKLSGYAVPARWLGNPRMTRVAGAITVALLSALTVMNTFAAGTALVLDARLAALAAAALALWLRWPFLLVVVLGAGAAAVVRLWG, encoded by the coding sequence ATGACCCTCTGGTTCGCCATCCTGGTCGGTGCTGCCGTTACCTACCTCACCAAACTCTCGGGCTACGCCGTGCCGGCCCGCTGGCTGGGCAACCCCCGGATGACGCGCGTGGCCGGGGCCATCACGGTGGCGCTGCTGTCGGCACTGACGGTGATGAACACCTTTGCTGCGGGCACCGCGCTGGTGCTGGATGCGCGGCTAGCGGCACTCGCGGCTGCGGCGCTTGCGTTGTGGTTGCGTTGGCCGTTTTTGCTGGTGGTGGTGCTGGGGGCGGGTGCCGCCGCAGTGGTGCGGCTGTGGGGGTGA
- a CDS encoding ABC transporter ATP-binding protein, which yields MHILWTYLRPHGKLALLALLLAAVSQVLALVDPIIFGKIIDGYAVHPAGKSDDELISGVLRLLGLAVGVAVLSRLAKTLQEYVTRLVVQKLGTQIFNDGLRQVLRLKFQEFAEMRSGETLSLLQKVRQDSERFINAFINTVFAAFVGVSFLIWYAVTRHWALVPVFLIGVLVLGGLTGLLSREIKSQQRSIVRETNRSSGFITESLRNIELIKSLGLTFPEIRRLQAQTQKIFALEMQKVKRIRLLSFLQGTTLSLLKLAILFALLWLIFKDVLSTGELIAMQFISVAIFAPLQELGNIILAWREAEASLLNFEALMKKPVERRPKDSVHIGPVRQVRFSNVVFKHQGAPDNALDGVSFSAELGDTVAFVGPSGSGKSTLVKLLVGLYTPGSGAIFYNGTSTAQLRYNEVRRQIGFVTQETHLFAGTLRENMQVVKADASDAEIVAAMQQAACAHLLAKAPEGLDTPIGEMGVRLSGGEKQRLSIARALLRQPPLLIFDEATSALDSLTEEQITDTVRRLSTESTRITILIAHRLSTILHAQTIFVLEKGRIVESGSHTALLEQRGLYYAMWRQQIGERPAPWAPEPPAPEGPNDDPILLL from the coding sequence ATGCACATCCTCTGGACCTACCTGCGCCCCCACGGCAAGCTGGCGTTGCTGGCGCTGCTGCTGGCGGCCGTCAGCCAGGTGCTGGCGCTGGTGGACCCGATCATTTTTGGCAAGATCATTGACGGCTATGCCGTGCACCCGGCAGGCAAAAGCGACGACGAACTGATCTCGGGCGTGCTGCGCCTGCTGGGTCTGGCGGTGGGGGTGGCGGTGCTCTCGCGACTGGCCAAGACGCTGCAGGAATACGTCACGCGCCTGGTGGTGCAAAAGCTGGGCACGCAGATCTTCAACGACGGGCTGCGCCAGGTGCTGCGCCTGAAGTTCCAGGAATTTGCCGAAATGCGCAGCGGTGAAACGCTTTCGCTGCTGCAAAAGGTGCGGCAAGACAGCGAGCGTTTCATCAACGCCTTCATCAACACCGTGTTCGCCGCTTTCGTGGGCGTGAGCTTTCTGATCTGGTATGCGGTGACGCGGCACTGGGCGCTGGTGCCGGTGTTTTTGATCGGCGTGCTGGTGCTGGGCGGGCTCACGGGCTTGCTCAGCCGCGAAATCAAGAGTCAGCAGCGCTCCATCGTGCGTGAGACCAACCGCAGCTCGGGCTTCATCACCGAGTCGCTGCGCAACATCGAGCTGATCAAAAGCCTGGGGCTGACGTTTCCGGAGATTCGGCGGCTGCAGGCGCAAACGCAGAAGATTTTTGCGCTGGAGATGCAGAAGGTCAAACGCATCCGCCTGCTGTCCTTTTTGCAAGGCACTACGCTGAGCCTGCTCAAGCTCGCCATCCTGTTCGCACTGCTGTGGCTGATTTTCAAGGACGTGCTGAGCACCGGCGAGCTGATCGCCATGCAGTTCATCTCGGTCGCCATCTTTGCGCCGCTGCAAGAGCTGGGCAACATCATTTTGGCCTGGCGCGAGGCCGAGGCGTCGCTGCTCAACTTTGAAGCGCTGATGAAAAAACCGGTGGAGCGCCGCCCCAAGGACTCGGTGCACATTGGGCCGGTGCGCCAGGTGCGTTTCAGCAACGTGGTCTTCAAGCACCAGGGCGCTCCGGACAATGCGCTCGATGGGGTGAGTTTTAGCGCAGAGCTGGGTGATACGGTGGCCTTTGTCGGGCCGTCGGGCTCGGGCAAATCCACGCTGGTCAAACTGCTGGTGGGGTTGTATACGCCGGGCAGTGGCGCCATTTTCTACAACGGCACTTCCACCGCCCAACTGCGCTACAACGAGGTGCGCCGCCAGATCGGTTTTGTGACGCAGGAGACGCACCTTTTTGCCGGCACCCTGCGCGAGAACATGCAGGTGGTGAAAGCCGACGCCAGCGACGCTGAAATCGTCGCCGCCATGCAGCAGGCGGCTTGCGCCCACCTGCTGGCCAAAGCGCCCGAGGGACTGGACACGCCGATTGGCGAGATGGGCGTGCGCCTGTCGGGCGGCGAAAAGCAGCGGCTGTCGATTGCCCGCGCGCTGTTGCGCCAACCGCCGTTGCTGATCTTTGACGAGGCCACGTCGGCGCTGGATTCGTTGACGGAGGAGCAGATCACCGACACCGTGCGGCGCCTGTCCACCGAGAGCACGCGCATCACCATTCTCATTGCGCACCGGCTCTCGACCATCCTGCATGCGCAGACCATTTTTGTGCTGGAAAAAGGCCGCATCGTGGAGTCGGGCAGCCACACCGCACTGCTGGAGCAGCGTGGCCTGTACTACGCCATGTGGCGCCAGCAGATTGGCGAGCGCCCGGCGCCGTGGGCTCCTGAGCCGCCAGCGCCGGAAGGGCCCAATGACGACCCAATCCTGCTGCTGTAG
- a CDS encoding zinc-binding dehydrogenase — protein MHPSIPSTVLQLRSLVQADGRLQISLEPTPVPVPGPDEVLIQMQATPINPSDIGLLFGPADLSTVQVAGSAQRPVVTARIPERAMPGLAARLGHSMPVGNEGAGLVVAAGASAAAQALLGRTVAVIGGAMYAQYRAMPAAQCLPLPAGTTAAQGASCFVNPLTALGMVETMKREGHTALVHTAAASNLGQMLNKVCQKDGIGLVNIVRKPEQAAVLREIGAPYVCDSSAPGFMADLTDALAATGATMAFDATGGGTLAGQILQCMESAINRTAKEYSRYGSAVHKQVYLYGHLDTRPTEIQRTFGMAWGVGGWLLFPFLEKIGGAASQALRDRVVAELKTTFASHYARTVSLAGALSADAIAFYGPRNTGAKVLIDPSM, from the coding sequence ATGCACCCATCCATCCCCTCTACCGTCCTGCAATTGCGCTCGCTCGTGCAGGCCGACGGCCGCTTGCAGATCAGCCTCGAGCCAACGCCCGTTCCCGTTCCGGGGCCTGACGAGGTGTTGATCCAGATGCAGGCGACACCGATCAACCCGTCAGACATTGGCCTGCTTTTCGGGCCCGCCGATCTCTCCACCGTGCAGGTTGCCGGTAGTGCCCAGCGGCCGGTGGTCACCGCCCGTATCCCCGAACGCGCCATGCCTGGCCTGGCCGCGCGCCTGGGCCACAGCATGCCGGTAGGCAATGAGGGCGCTGGCCTGGTGGTGGCTGCCGGTGCCTCTGCGGCCGCCCAGGCGCTTCTTGGCCGCACGGTGGCCGTCATTGGCGGCGCCATGTATGCGCAGTACCGGGCCATGCCTGCCGCACAGTGCCTGCCGTTGCCGGCGGGCACCACGGCAGCGCAAGGGGCATCGTGCTTTGTCAACCCGCTGACCGCCCTGGGCATGGTCGAGACGATGAAGCGAGAAGGTCATACGGCGCTGGTGCACACCGCTGCGGCCAGCAACCTCGGCCAAATGCTCAACAAAGTCTGCCAGAAAGATGGGATTGGTCTGGTCAACATCGTTCGCAAGCCCGAGCAGGCGGCGGTGCTGCGCGAGATCGGCGCCCCATATGTGTGCGACAGCAGTGCGCCGGGGTTCATGGCCGATCTGACCGACGCGCTGGCGGCCACCGGCGCCACGATGGCGTTCGACGCCACAGGCGGCGGTACGCTGGCCGGGCAGATCCTGCAATGCATGGAAAGCGCCATCAATCGCACCGCCAAGGAATACAGCCGTTATGGCTCGGCAGTGCACAAGCAGGTCTATCTGTATGGCCACCTGGACACCCGCCCCACAGAAATCCAGCGCACCTTCGGCATGGCCTGGGGTGTGGGTGGCTGGTTGCTGTTTCCTTTCCTGGAAAAAATCGGGGGCGCAGCGTCACAGGCGCTGCGCGACCGTGTGGTCGCCGAACTGAAGACCACGTTTGCCAGCCACTACGCACGCACCGTATCGCTGGCCGGCGCATTGAGCGCTGACGCCATCGCCTTCTATGGCCCGCGCAACACGGGCGCCAAGGTGCTGATTGATCCGTCGATGTGA
- a CDS encoding mechanosensitive ion channel family protein, with translation MISLAPFTFFASLEPQMQAALGLALLLLAAVAARLLALWIIAPSLQRLRLHAGAWPMEILLHEGVLHRLARLLPWLVVSAGVVYVPHLNARFATVLSNIALAFIAIQIVAALMAMLDALLSLQEKYSREKGDQASAHKVRSIKSYVQLGKLMLILAGAIVSVALLLDRSPLIVLSGLGAMSAVLMLVFKDTILSFTAGVQLSSNDMLRIGDWIEMPQVGADGDVIDIALHTVKVQNWDKTITTIPTWRLMSESYRNWRGMSESGGRRIKRTLRIDVNSVRFLDAEQMAYFSNFALLQDYMQAKRTAVEQTNAAARAALGERVELTANQRHLTNIGTFRAYVLAYLQAHPDIHQDMTLMVRTLEPTAEGVPLEVYCFTATTKWAVYEGIQGDIFDHLLAVLPEFGLRLYQHPSGHDFRASLPQGNR, from the coding sequence ATGATCAGCCTCGCTCCCTTCACTTTTTTCGCCAGCCTTGAACCCCAGATGCAGGCCGCCCTGGGCCTTGCCCTGTTGCTGTTGGCGGCTGTCGCGGCGCGGTTGCTGGCGCTCTGGATCATTGCGCCCAGCCTGCAGCGCCTGCGCTTGCACGCGGGGGCATGGCCGATGGAAATATTGCTGCACGAAGGCGTCCTCCATCGCCTGGCACGGCTGCTGCCCTGGCTCGTGGTGAGCGCTGGAGTGGTGTATGTGCCGCACCTGAACGCCAGATTTGCGACCGTACTGAGCAACATCGCGCTGGCGTTCATCGCCATCCAGATCGTGGCCGCGCTGATGGCCATGCTCGATGCCCTGCTGTCGCTACAAGAGAAATACAGCCGCGAAAAAGGCGACCAGGCTTCAGCGCACAAGGTGCGCTCGATCAAGAGCTATGTGCAGTTGGGCAAACTCATGCTGATTCTGGCCGGCGCCATTGTTTCTGTGGCCCTGCTGCTGGACCGCTCTCCCCTGATCGTGCTCTCGGGCCTGGGCGCCATGTCTGCCGTGCTGATGCTGGTGTTCAAGGACACCATCCTCTCGTTCACTGCGGGCGTGCAACTGTCGTCCAACGACATGCTGCGCATCGGCGACTGGATCGAGATGCCGCAGGTGGGCGCCGACGGCGACGTGATCGACATTGCGCTGCACACCGTGAAGGTGCAGAACTGGGACAAAACCATCACCACCATCCCCACCTGGCGGCTGATGAGCGAGAGCTACCGCAACTGGCGCGGCATGAGCGAATCGGGGGGGCGGCGCATCAAGCGCACCCTGCGGATCGACGTGAACTCGGTGCGCTTTCTCGATGCCGAGCAGATGGCCTACTTCTCCAACTTTGCGCTGCTGCAGGACTACATGCAGGCCAAGCGCACTGCTGTCGAGCAAACCAACGCTGCCGCGCGTGCAGCGCTGGGCGAGCGCGTCGAGCTAACGGCCAACCAACGCCATCTGACCAACATCGGCACCTTTCGCGCTTACGTACTCGCCTACCTGCAGGCCCATCCCGACATCCACCAGGACATGACGCTGATGGTGCGCACCCTGGAGCCCACCGCCGAGGGCGTGCCACTGGAGGTGTACTGCTTCACCGCCACCACCAAGTGGGCGGTGTACGAAGGTATCCAGGGCGACATCTTTGACCACCTGCTGGCGGTGCTGCCGGAGTTTGGCCTGCGCCTGTACCAGCACCCCAGCGGCCACGACTTCCGTGCCAGCCTACCGCAAGGGAATCGATAA
- the yghU gene encoding glutathione-dependent disulfide-bond oxidoreductase: MTNPSPYTPPAVWQWNKENGGKFASINRPISGATHDKELPVGKHPLQLYSLATPNGVKVTVMLEELLALGHSGAEYDAWLIRIHEGAQFGSGFVAVNPNSKIPALLDRSDAAHPIRVFESGAILMHLAEKFGVFLPQEPAQRAECLSWLFWQMGSGPFLGGGFGHFYAYAPEKFEYPIDRFAMEVKRQMDVLDKRLAQHEYIAGSDYTVADMAIWPWYGALAKGQLYEAGEFLQVHEYTHVLRWANQIAKRPAVQRGRKVNRVFGDPASQLHERHDASDFDTQTQDKLAPAA, translated from the coding sequence ATGACCAATCCATCCCCCTACACACCGCCCGCTGTCTGGCAATGGAACAAGGAGAACGGCGGAAAGTTCGCCAGCATCAACCGGCCCATCTCGGGCGCCACGCATGACAAGGAACTGCCGGTGGGCAAGCACCCGCTGCAGCTGTACTCGCTGGCCACGCCCAACGGCGTCAAAGTCACGGTGATGCTTGAAGAGCTGCTGGCGCTGGGCCACAGCGGGGCCGAGTACGACGCCTGGCTGATTCGCATCCATGAAGGTGCGCAGTTTGGCAGCGGTTTTGTGGCGGTGAACCCCAACTCCAAGATTCCGGCGCTGCTGGACCGCAGTGATGCCGCTCATCCCATCCGTGTTTTCGAGTCTGGCGCCATATTGATGCACCTGGCCGAGAAGTTCGGCGTTTTTTTGCCCCAGGAGCCTGCCCAGCGGGCCGAGTGCCTGTCGTGGCTGTTCTGGCAGATGGGCAGCGGGCCCTTTCTGGGCGGTGGATTTGGGCACTTTTATGCCTATGCGCCGGAGAAGTTCGAATACCCCATCGACCGTTTCGCCATGGAAGTGAAGCGCCAAATGGATGTGCTGGACAAGCGCCTCGCGCAGCACGAATACATCGCAGGCAGCGACTACACCGTGGCCGATATGGCCATCTGGCCCTGGTACGGCGCGCTGGCCAAGGGGCAGCTGTACGAGGCGGGCGAGTTCTTGCAGGTGCACGAATACACCCATGTGCTGCGCTGGGCCAACCAGATCGCCAAGCGCCCCGCGGTGCAGCGTGGCCGCAAGGTGAACCGTGTGTTTGGCGACCCCGCCAGCCAGTTGCACGAGCGGCACGACGCCAGCGACTTTGACACCCAAACCCAAGACAAGCTGGCCCCAGCGGCTTGA